In Oncorhynchus tshawytscha isolate Ot180627B linkage group LG28, Otsh_v2.0, whole genome shotgun sequence, a genomic segment contains:
- the LOC112226971 gene encoding armadillo repeat-containing protein 1 isoform X2, whose translation MSGEPDALAVVNQLRDLAADPMNRRAIVQDQGCLPGLIIFLDHPNPQVVYSALLAVRYLAECRQNKEKMRGELGMMLSLQNVMQKTTTPGETKLLASEIYELLQASNSEDAYKPKEPSCRRKPQFFLGSTNKQAKTVILHIDGLDDSSRRSLCEEALLKIRGVISFTFQMAVKRCIIRIRSDLKAEALGSAIASTEVMKAQQVVRGEDGNEVIIPFPEDGSVAVEQNVNLPDYLPEEESPSQEPDKAVTSVGTGQDGAGWLGTAANFLSRSFYW comes from the exons ATGAGTGGGGAGCCAGACGCTTTGGCTGTGGTGAACCAGCTGAGGGATCTTGCTGCAGATCCCATGAACAGAAGAGCCATCGTTCAGGACCAAGGTTGCTTACCGGGACTCATCATTTTTCTGGACCACCCCAACCCCCAGGTTGTCTACTCAGCACTCCTG GCTGTGCGCTACCTCGCAGAATGCCGTCAAAACAAGGAGAAAATGAGGGGAGAGCTTGGGATGATGTTAAGTCTTCAGAATGTCATGCAAAA GACAACCACCCCGGGAGAGACCAAACTGCTGGCCTCAGAAATCTATGAACTCCTCCAGGCCTCTAACAGTGAGGATGCATACAAGCCCAAGGAGCCTTCCTGCAGACGTAAGCCCCAGTTCTTCCTGGGCTCCACCAACAAGCAGGCCAAAACAGTGATCCTCCACATAGATGGCCTGGATGACTCT AGCCGGAGGAGCCTTTGTGAAGAGGCCCTGTTGAAGATCCGAGGTGTCATCAGCTTCACATTCCAGATGGCCGTTAAGAGGTGCATCATCAGAATCCGCTCAGACCTGAAGGCAGAG GCTCTGGGTTCTGCCATCGCATCAACTGAAGTAATGAAAGCTCAACAGGTGGTCAGGGGAGAGGATGGAAATGAG GTAATCATCCCATTCCCAGAGGATGGTTCGGTAGCAGTGGAGCAGAATGTGAATCTTCCAGACTATCTTCCAGAGGAGGAGAGCCCGTCCCAGGAGCCAGACAAGGCTGTGACCAGCGTGGGCACAGGGCAGGACGGAGCAGGCTGGCTAGGCACTGCTGCTAACTTTCTGTCCCGCTCTTTCTACTGGTGA
- the LOC112226971 gene encoding armadillo repeat-containing protein 1 isoform X1 has product MGRLIRWRHLVVWICAKLLRALCKSLENLHLLWLNLNLFLKFTSRLTVDSVLHGSVRGSIMSGEPDALAVVNQLRDLAADPMNRRAIVQDQGCLPGLIIFLDHPNPQVVYSALLAVRYLAECRQNKEKMRGELGMMLSLQNVMQKTTTPGETKLLASEIYELLQASNSEDAYKPKEPSCRRKPQFFLGSTNKQAKTVILHIDGLDDSSRRSLCEEALLKIRGVISFTFQMAVKRCIIRIRSDLKAEALGSAIASTEVMKAQQVVRGEDGNEVIIPFPEDGSVAVEQNVNLPDYLPEEESPSQEPDKAVTSVGTGQDGAGWLGTAANFLSRSFYW; this is encoded by the exons ATGGGTCGTTTAATCAGATGGAGGCATCTAGTTGTATGGATCTGTGCAAAACTGCTAC gtgccctttgcaaatcattggaaaacctccatcTTCTTTGGTTGAATCTGAATCTGTTCTTGAAATTCACTTCTCGGCTTACAG tcGATTCAGTCTTGCATGGGTCTGTAAGAGGCAGCATCATGAGTGGGGAGCCAGACGCTTTGGCTGTGGTGAACCAGCTGAGGGATCTTGCTGCAGATCCCATGAACAGAAGAGCCATCGTTCAGGACCAAGGTTGCTTACCGGGACTCATCATTTTTCTGGACCACCCCAACCCCCAGGTTGTCTACTCAGCACTCCTG GCTGTGCGCTACCTCGCAGAATGCCGTCAAAACAAGGAGAAAATGAGGGGAGAGCTTGGGATGATGTTAAGTCTTCAGAATGTCATGCAAAA GACAACCACCCCGGGAGAGACCAAACTGCTGGCCTCAGAAATCTATGAACTCCTCCAGGCCTCTAACAGTGAGGATGCATACAAGCCCAAGGAGCCTTCCTGCAGACGTAAGCCCCAGTTCTTCCTGGGCTCCACCAACAAGCAGGCCAAAACAGTGATCCTCCACATAGATGGCCTGGATGACTCT AGCCGGAGGAGCCTTTGTGAAGAGGCCCTGTTGAAGATCCGAGGTGTCATCAGCTTCACATTCCAGATGGCCGTTAAGAGGTGCATCATCAGAATCCGCTCAGACCTGAAGGCAGAG GCTCTGGGTTCTGCCATCGCATCAACTGAAGTAATGAAAGCTCAACAGGTGGTCAGGGGAGAGGATGGAAATGAG GTAATCATCCCATTCCCAGAGGATGGTTCGGTAGCAGTGGAGCAGAATGTGAATCTTCCAGACTATCTTCCAGAGGAGGAGAGCCCGTCCCAGGAGCCAGACAAGGCTGTGACCAGCGTGGGCACAGGGCAGGACGGAGCAGGCTGGCTAGGCACTGCTGCTAACTTTCTGTCCCGCTCTTTCTACTGGTGA